A single window of Arvicola amphibius chromosome 15, mArvAmp1.2, whole genome shotgun sequence DNA harbors:
- the Tmem231 gene encoding transmembrane protein 231, translating into MALYQLFSHPAERGYRAGLCSKAALFLLLATALTYIPPLLVAFRTHGFWLKRSSYEEQPSVRFQHQVLLIALLGPEPGAFLAWSTFPTFNRLQGVHLRVPLVSTREEDRNQDGKMDVLHFKLELPLQATEHVFGMQLMLTFSYQLHRMSTFVMQSMAFLQSSFAVSGSQLYVNGDLRLQQKQPLSYRGLDIRYNVSVINGTSPFAHDYDLTRIVAAYQERNVTTVLSDPNPIWLVGRAAEAPFIIDAVIRYPVEVISYQPGFWEMIKFAWIQYISILLIFIWVFERIKIFVFQNQVVTSIPVVVPQGELGKEHLS; encoded by the exons ATGGCGCTGTACCAGCTCTTCTCCCATCCGGCCGAGCGTGGCTACCGCGCGGGGCTCTGCTCCAAGgctgctctcttcctgctgctggccACCGCGCTCACTTACATCCCCCCTCTGCTGGTGGCCTTCCGGACCCACG GGTTTTGGCTGAAGCGGAGCAGCTACGAGGAGCAGCCGAGCGTGCGCTTCCAGCACCAGGTCCTGCTCATAGCCCTGCTGGGACCCGAACCCGGAGCCTTCCTCGCCTGGAGCACGTTCCCCACCTTCAACCGGCTGCAGGGAGTTCACTTGCGCGTCCCGCTCGTGTCG accagagaagaagacaggaaCCAGGATGGGAAAATGGATGTACTACATTTTAAACTTGAACTTCCCCTGCAAGCCACGGAGCATGTTTTCGGGATGCAGCTTATGCTGACCTTCTCCTACCAACTGCAT AGGATGTCAACCTTCGTGATGCAGAGCATGGCGTTTCTTCAGTCCTCCTTCGCTGTTTCCGGGTCACAGTTGTATGTCAATGGCGACCTGAGACTACAGCAGAAGCAGCCACTGAGCTACCGAGGCCTGGATATCAGATACAAT GTGTCTGTGATCAATGGCACTAGTCCTTTTGCCCATGACTACGACCTCACTCGCATTGTTGCCGCCTATCAGGAGAGGAATG TTACCACTGTCCTGAGTGACCCCAACCCCATCTGGCTGGTGGGCAGGGCTGCCGAAGCGCCCTTTATAATCGACGCTGTCATCCGGTATCCTGTGGAAGTCATTTC TTACCAGCCAGGCTTCTGGGAAATGATTAAGTTTGCCTGGATCCAGTATATCAGCATCCTGCTCATCTTCATCTGGGTATTTGAAAGAATCAAAATCTTCGTGTTTCAGAACCAAGTAGTGACCTCCATTCCTGTAGTTGTGCCCCAGGGAGAGTTGGGTAAAGAGCACTTATCCTGA